A stretch of the Thermodesulfobium sp. 4217-1 genome encodes the following:
- a CDS encoding thioesterase family protein: MIEAGLSAEIEAVVGDNDTAAFYGSGLVSVLSTPRVISLLEGAAVEAIKDHLDLADTSVGTMVSIEHIAPTPVGMKVWAKAKLVKVDGRKLTFEVSARDERDEIARGTHERFVVNFNRFMEKARLKKQ; encoded by the coding sequence ATGATAGAAGCAGGATTAAGTGCAGAAATTGAGGCTGTAGTTGGTGACAATGATACAGCAGCTTTTTATGGCAGTGGATTGGTAAGTGTGCTCTCTACACCCAGGGTTATCAGCCTGCTTGAAGGCGCTGCAGTAGAGGCTATAAAGGATCATCTTGATTTAGCGGATACTTCAGTCGGAACAATGGTCAGCATAGAGCACATCGCTCCTACGCCCGTAGGAATGAAGGTTTGGGCGAAAGCAAAGCTTGTCAAAGTAGATGGCAGAAAACTAACGTTTGAGGTTTCTGCAAGAGACGAAAGAGATGAGATTGCAAGAGGGACACATGAGAGATTTGTTGTAAATTTCAATAGGTTTATGGAAAAGGCAAGGTTAAAAAAGCAATAG